The genomic region CAGGCGATTCCTGACGCCAGGACAGGGCTATCAATCCTCCAATGTGCAGATGTTCCACTGATGACCGACGTAAAGGCATTCAAGGCGTTGTCGCTGCTTACGACAATCGGCCTAGTGGCCGTCGCCGCCTGCACGATTCAACTGCGTGGCGGAGACGATTCTTCGCCGGCACCGAAGGCGGAGCAAACGAACGATGCAACCAACTCCGACCTCGCACGCTGCCGCGGCGTTACACCGGAGGAAGC from Bradyrhizobium elkanii USDA 76 harbors:
- the trbK-alt gene encoding putative entry exclusion protein TrbK-alt, with amino-acid sequence MTDVKAFKALSLLTTIGLVAVAACTIQLRGGDDSSPAPKAEQTNDATNSDLARCRGVTPEEAGDYQHCHKIWAENRRRFFGKKDGAAALGHDDSASPIPAPKGQNRIPQGYPNLPMPEASKP